Proteins found in one Candidatus Nitrosopelagicus brevis genomic segment:
- a CDS encoding complex I subunit 4 family protein, with the protein MEFVLLQAVFLPLLLSPVAYIIGRNYGPNLATWFTFGLLLYCTVILINASLGGTYEEHYPWTTMFGEFGFLLDGLATPFAIIIYVLCTVLALYSKPYMVHKFEELFKEHYHQNTTTDGQTTAVVDSAALKTYVNRQSGLYFAMFLVFAMGMLGTVLSTNLIEFYIFFEVMLIPSFFLVAFYGDGNRRRIALQFLFWTHVGAVVLLLGFLAIGLSVGSFDFVDIVEAEIDPDILVVSAVAIILGLGVKLAAFVFHVWLPYAHGAAPTPISALLSPAMIGIGAYGLFRLIVEFLPQTYGDISIMLNIWGVVTMFYGGAMALMQDDFKRMLAYSSISQMGYLLFAIGSFSTYGLAGAEMMYISHGLGKGLLFMTAGVIIVQVGTRSFKKLGGLASKMPITAVCAVIGGLTIMGIPPTSGFMGEWMVFYGALETAVSEGNDIRSLMFALGLIATALTMSYILWMLKRVFFGKLPENLQNVKEGSWYMLAPMMVLAGFTIVVGIYPDVFLGKIMPYMQGVMGV; encoded by the coding sequence ATGGAATTTGTTCTTCTACAGGCGGTATTTTTACCACTGTTACTGTCTCCAGTTGCTTACATAATTGGAAGAAACTACGGTCCTAATCTTGCAACCTGGTTTACCTTCGGTTTACTTCTTTACTGCACTGTAATACTGATTAATGCATCACTTGGAGGAACATACGAAGAACATTATCCATGGACTACAATGTTTGGAGAATTTGGTTTCTTACTTGATGGACTTGCAACACCATTTGCAATCATCATCTACGTATTGTGTACAGTTCTTGCTTTGTATTCAAAACCATACATGGTTCACAAATTTGAAGAATTATTCAAAGAACACTATCATCAAAACACAACTACTGATGGTCAAACAACTGCAGTAGTTGATTCTGCCGCATTAAAGACATATGTCAACCGACAATCTGGTCTCTACTTTGCAATGTTTTTGGTATTTGCAATGGGAATGCTTGGAACCGTCTTATCTACAAACCTAATTGAATTTTACATATTTTTCGAAGTCATGCTTATACCATCATTTTTCTTAGTTGCCTTTTACGGAGACGGAAATAGACGCAGAATTGCTTTACAGTTCTTGTTTTGGACCCATGTTGGAGCCGTTGTTCTATTACTTGGTTTCTTGGCAATCGGTCTAAGTGTTGGAAGCTTTGACTTTGTAGATATTGTAGAAGCTGAAATTGACCCAGACATACTTGTGGTTTCAGCTGTTGCTATTATCCTAGGATTAGGTGTAAAACTTGCAGCATTTGTCTTCCACGTTTGGCTGCCTTATGCGCACGGTGCGGCACCAACGCCAATCAGTGCGTTACTTTCTCCTGCAATGATCGGAATTGGTGCATATGGATTATTCAGATTAATTGTAGAGTTCCTGCCGCAGACATACGGCGACATTTCCATCATGCTAAACATCTGGGGTGTTGTTACAATGTTCTATGGTGGCGCCATGGCGCTCATGCAAGACGATTTCAAACGAATGCTTGCATATTCTAGTATAAGTCAGATGGGTTATCTTCTATTTGCCATTGGTTCATTTTCAACATACGGTCTTGCCGGTGCTGAAATGATGTACATCTCTCACGGTTTAGGTAAAGGACTCTTGTTCATGACCGCAGGTGTAATTATCGTTCAAGTAGGAACAAGAAGTTTCAAGAAACTCGGTGGACTTGCAAGCAAAATGCCAATCACCGCAGTCTGTGCAGTAATTGGCGGTTTAACAATAATGGGAATTCCACCAACAAGTGGATTCATGGGAGAATGGATGGTCTTCTATGGTGCATTAGAAACAGCAGTTTCAGAAGGAAACGATATACGAAGTCTCATGTTTGCATTAGGATTAATTGCTACTGCATTAACAATGTCGTACATTCTATGGATGCTCAAACGAGTATTCTTTGGAAAATTACCTGAGAATTTACAAAATGTCAAAGAAGGAAGTTGGTACATGTTGGCACCGATGATGGTTCTTGCCGGCTTTACTATTGTTGTCGGAATTTATCCTGACGTGTTCCTTGGAAAGATTATGCCTTACATGCAGGGAGTAATGGGGGTTTAG
- the nuoK gene encoding NADH-quinone oxidoreductase subunit NuoK, producing the protein MSNELIEFVLVSIALLGIGIYGLAVKRNAIRMLFAVEIIVNAANLNLVAFARFMPHSGGQTLALFSIAIAAAEVAVGLALIIVAYRMYKNVDIADFRSLKG; encoded by the coding sequence ATGAGCAATGAGTTAATTGAATTTGTATTGGTATCCATTGCCTTATTGGGTATCGGAATTTACGGTTTAGCGGTAAAACGAAACGCAATTCGAATGTTATTTGCAGTTGAAATTATTGTTAATGCAGCAAATCTTAATCTTGTTGCATTTGCTAGATTTATGCCACACAGTGGTGGACAAACACTTGCATTATTCTCAATTGCAATTGCTGCAGCAGAAGTTGCAGTAGGACTTGCATTAATCATTGTAGCATATCGTATGTACAAAAATGTCGATATTGCAGACTTTAGGAGCTTGAAAGGATAA
- a CDS encoding NADH-quinone oxidoreductase subunit J family protein → MADALFLAISVLTIGSAIAALEMRSLVYGSIALMGTLGGVAGFYVMLDSPFVAMFQLAVYVGSIAVLILFTVMLVKRELIFKKIEDPKRKFAGIGLMLITILALGAIIMDSGIKTITTDSDPVDFREIGGDFLTYYWPALILMALILAGSVMGALVLARREDTIENEQ, encoded by the coding sequence ATGGCTGATGCTCTGTTCTTAGCTATTTCTGTATTAACAATCGGCTCTGCAATCGCAGCACTTGAAATGCGTTCACTTGTTTACGGTTCAATTGCTTTAATGGGAACCCTCGGCGGTGTTGCAGGTTTCTATGTAATGTTAGATTCTCCATTTGTTGCCATGTTCCAATTGGCAGTTTACGTTGGCTCAATTGCCGTTCTTATCTTATTTACTGTAATGCTCGTGAAACGAGAACTAATATTCAAAAAAATTGAAGACCCGAAAAGAAAATTTGCTGGAATTGGTTTAATGTTGATTACAATTCTTGCACTAGGTGCAATCATTATGGACTCTGGAATTAAAACAATAACTACTGACTCTGACCCTGTTGACTTTAGAGAAATTGGTGGTGACTTTCTCACATATTACTGGCCTGCATTAATCTTGATGGCTTTAATTTTAGCAGGCTCTGTCATGGGCGCATTAGTCTTAGCAAGAAGAGAGGATACAATAGAAAATGAGCAATGA
- a CDS encoding 4Fe-4S binding protein, with translation MGTATGIIKALNSGVKHLAVKRFTLRYPEQKLKFVGDGYQFDPSSGVAIAGLKGRHMLFHDHCTGCQLCSIACEGVAEAIGMVKVPDKWGQNAKSIMPQIDYGKCVFCGLCVDACPFYALYMSNDYELSSFTKEGLIYTPAQLQVKPQVQQDSELIIDKRGARHG, from the coding sequence ATGGGAACAGCAACTGGAATTATCAAAGCATTAAACTCTGGAGTTAAACACTTAGCCGTAAAACGTTTCACTTTAAGATATCCTGAACAAAAATTGAAATTTGTTGGAGATGGATATCAGTTTGATCCTTCATCTGGTGTTGCTATTGCAGGACTAAAAGGAAGACATATGCTATTTCATGATCATTGTACTGGATGCCAACTATGTTCTATTGCATGTGAAGGCGTCGCTGAAGCAATTGGAATGGTCAAAGTTCCAGACAAGTGGGGACAAAATGCAAAATCAATCATGCCACAAATTGACTACGGAAAATGTGTCTTTTGTGGATTGTGTGTTGACGCATGTCCATTTTATGCATTATACATGTCAAATGACTACGAACTATCATCATTTACTAAGGAAGGCTTGATCTACACACCTGCACAACTACAAGTGAAACCACAAGTTCAGCAGGATTCAGAGCTCATTATCGATAAACGGGGCGCCAGACATGGCTGA
- a CDS encoding complex I subunit 1/NuoH family protein: MSVIAPKFRLGYFLKGIFDNAFWILTIVTLAGIPAIQIVLFYMDLPVIDGELLTAFLAFTWLFNPTMQIPLIKALIYSDLFRIVAFPGFGFAALIAAGTIFVERKMLAKLQLRVGPFYCGKVEGILQLAGDGLKLISKEIIIPAKADKPLFWAAPVLFVGTAAAFVALIPVAPGGWVVADLDVGLLAVFAVIGFFPIITILSAWSANSKFPFIGGIRALHQMVSFEIPLILSLLGVVILTGTLNLSEIVESQSSFPWIIFMPIGAIVFFTTMLAELERIPFDLPEAESEIVAGWLTEFSGMMYGLVQLGSYLKLYAFAALFVIIFLGGWTGPVFWPPLDTELITKGTPIPNYAGDPVLTVFAPGLPIFDADPNEWVKQQQGELQYTSGQLLISGVFWFVLKTVGVIFFILLPRGVFPRIRLDMLLHIGWYKLIGLSFVNIFIALGLVYAGVLGPGGIL, translated from the coding sequence ATGTCTGTTATTGCACCAAAATTCCGTCTTGGATATTTCCTTAAAGGAATTTTTGATAATGCATTTTGGATTTTAACAATTGTAACACTTGCAGGAATTCCTGCAATCCAAATTGTACTGTTCTACATGGACTTACCAGTAATTGACGGTGAGCTCCTAACTGCTTTCTTGGCATTTACATGGCTGTTTAACCCGACAATGCAGATTCCACTGATTAAAGCTCTCATTTACTCTGATTTATTTAGAATTGTAGCATTTCCTGGATTTGGTTTTGCAGCACTCATAGCGGCTGGAACTATTTTTGTTGAAAGAAAAATGTTGGCAAAACTCCAACTTCGTGTAGGTCCATTTTATTGTGGTAAAGTCGAAGGTATCTTGCAACTAGCAGGAGATGGCTTGAAACTTATCTCAAAAGAAATTATCATCCCTGCAAAAGCTGACAAACCATTATTCTGGGCAGCACCGGTATTGTTTGTTGGCACAGCTGCAGCATTTGTTGCATTAATTCCTGTTGCACCTGGTGGTTGGGTTGTTGCAGATTTGGATGTTGGTCTACTTGCAGTTTTTGCTGTAATTGGATTTTTCCCAATCATTACAATTCTTTCTGCATGGTCTGCTAACAGCAAGTTCCCGTTCATTGGTGGAATTCGTGCATTACATCAAATGGTATCATTTGAAATTCCTCTAATCTTATCTCTTCTTGGTGTTGTAATCTTAACTGGTACGTTAAACCTCAGTGAAATTGTTGAATCACAAAGTAGCTTCCCGTGGATTATATTCATGCCAATTGGCGCAATTGTTTTCTTTACTACAATGTTAGCTGAACTAGAAAGAATTCCATTTGATCTTCCAGAAGCAGAAAGTGAAATTGTTGCTGGATGGTTAACAGAATTTTCTGGAATGATGTATGGATTAGTTCAATTGGGTTCATATCTCAAATTATATGCATTTGCAGCATTATTTGTAATAATTTTCTTAGGTGGATGGACCGGTCCAGTATTCTGGCCTCCATTAGACACTGAATTAATTACGAAAGGAACACCAATTCCAAACTATGCTGGTGATCCTGTACTAACAGTTTTTGCTCCTGGTTTGCCTATTTTTGATGCAGATCCTAATGAATGGGTGAAGCAGCAGCAGGGTGAACTGCAGTATACAAGCGGGCAGCTATTAATCAGTGGAGTGTTCTGGTTTGTACTAAAAACGGTTGGAGTAATTTTCTTTATCTTACTACCAAGGGGTGTTTTCCCAAGAATTAGACTTGATATGTTGTTACACATTGGTTGGTACAAACTAATTGGTTTATCCTTCGTTAACATCTTTATTGCACTCGGATTGGTGTACGCTGGAGTACTTGGACCTGGAGGAATATTGTAA
- a CDS encoding NADH-quinone oxidoreductase subunit D, with product MTEVIPTKQMPPGLQVDKVDDRIMTLNVGPQHPGSGHMRIIVKIDGDYIVDADPDPGYVHRGEEKMAEARNYITNIPHLERPVIHDSCNILYPYVLGVEELVGIEVSERAKYVRVIAAELNRCIYIQYWLAIYGIFLGHSTMFMWPAGDRELLIDLMEKITGARVTHAYFIPGGVRNDVPANFEDVCLRQVNYFEKRIKEYADIFYDNPILKARTEDTGVLSREDAIRLGTTGSVLRASGVDYDVRVKEPYDVYDELDVHTNVLKAGDSYARSKVPWLDMLESCNIIRQALEKMPKSGSIRTKLKPNPKGKLGEVYRRVESGRGAAGCYIISKEKPEPYRLKLSVGSFRNLIALPYLLKGEKLGNMPAVYWSLNYWPVEADR from the coding sequence ATGACTGAAGTAATACCAACAAAACAAATGCCGCCGGGTCTACAAGTTGACAAAGTAGACGACCGAATAATGACTCTCAATGTTGGTCCACAGCATCCTGGTTCTGGACATATGAGAATAATTGTAAAAATTGATGGTGATTACATTGTTGATGCAGATCCTGATCCTGGTTACGTTCATCGTGGCGAAGAAAAAATGGCTGAAGCAAGAAATTACATCACAAACATACCTCACTTAGAAAGACCAGTAATTCATGATTCTTGTAATATTTTGTATCCATACGTCTTAGGAGTTGAAGAATTGGTAGGAATTGAAGTTTCAGAACGAGCAAAATATGTTCGTGTTATTGCAGCAGAGCTAAACAGATGTATCTATATTCAATACTGGCTTGCAATCTATGGAATATTTCTTGGACACTCTACGATGTTCATGTGGCCTGCAGGAGATAGAGAACTCTTAATTGATTTAATGGAAAAAATTACAGGTGCAAGAGTTACACATGCATACTTTATTCCAGGTGGTGTCAGAAACGATGTACCTGCAAACTTTGAAGATGTATGCCTTCGTCAAGTAAACTACTTTGAAAAACGTATCAAAGAATATGCTGACATCTTTTATGATAACCCAATTCTAAAAGCAAGAACAGAAGACACCGGTGTATTGTCTAGAGAAGATGCAATTCGTTTAGGAACAACTGGTTCTGTTCTACGTGCAAGTGGTGTTGATTATGATGTTCGAGTCAAAGAACCATATGATGTCTATGATGAGCTTGATGTTCATACCAATGTACTAAAAGCAGGTGATTCATATGCACGCTCAAAAGTTCCATGGCTTGACATGTTGGAGAGCTGTAACATCATTAGACAAGCATTAGAGAAAATGCCAAAGTCTGGTTCAATTAGAACAAAACTCAAACCAAATCCAAAAGGAAAGTTAGGTGAAGTTTATCGTAGAGTTGAAAGCGGAAGAGGTGCAGCAGGTTGTTATATTATTTCAAAAGAAAAACCTGAACCATATCGTCTAAAACTTAGCGTTGGTTCTTTTAGAAATTTAATTGCATTACCATACTTGCTAAAGGGCGAAAAACTTGGAAACATGCCAGCAGTTTACTGGAGTCTAAACTATTGGCCTGTGGAGGCTGACCGATAA
- a CDS encoding NADH-quinone oxidoreductase subunit C, translated as MSTTEKEEPPKDTKKETAPEKVEDTVPAFEKSYVDQIANQFSDDVEVEYIQENRTRLNVKKEKIIDVAKFIKDNTPFDHAESVSGVDYPQDKEIGVTYHLGSYTDPEYSKQVLALATRAPREETPNPGSDSTKLPSLRDMFYSVEFHEREVFEMLGVYFEGHPDNRRLLLPEDWADLPPLRKDFMNKGR; from the coding sequence ATGAGTACAACTGAAAAAGAAGAACCTCCAAAAGATACTAAAAAAGAAACAGCTCCTGAAAAAGTCGAAGATACAGTTCCTGCTTTTGAAAAATCTTATGTTGATCAAATTGCAAATCAATTTTCTGATGATGTCGAAGTAGAATACATTCAAGAAAATAGAACTCGATTGAATGTTAAAAAAGAAAAAATCATTGATGTTGCAAAATTTATCAAAGATAACACTCCTTTTGATCACGCAGAATCTGTTTCTGGTGTTGATTATCCTCAAGACAAAGAGATTGGCGTAACTTATCACTTAGGTTCCTACACAGATCCTGAATATTCAAAACAAGTTTTAGCACTTGCAACTAGAGCTCCACGCGAAGAAACACCAAATCCAGGAAGTGATTCTACAAAATTACCAAGTTTACGAGATATGTTTTACAGTGTTGAATTTCATGAGCGTGAAGTGTTTGAAATGCTTGGCGTATACTTTGAAGGCCATCCTGATAATCGACGTTTACTACTGCCTGAAGATTGGGCTGATTTACCTCCACTAAGAAAGGACTTTATGAATAAAGGAAGATAA